In Catenulispora sp. MAP5-51, a genomic segment contains:
- a CDS encoding LuxR C-terminal-related transcriptional regulator has translation MRLVIAEDNVLLREGLQLLLTTVGHEVVAVAGSGPEVVPTLLEHRPDAAILDVRLPPGFRDEGLRAAIQARKLLPGLPILVLSQYVEESYAAELLADGASGIGYLLKDRVARVSEFQEALERVAAGGTALDPEVVTQLLTRRDPLNALTPREREVLSLMAQGLDNPTIATTLVITERSVSKHIGNIFGKLGLPPDEAGDRRVRAVLAYLEAGTD, from the coding sequence GTGCGGCTTGTGATCGCCGAGGACAACGTGCTGCTGCGCGAAGGCCTGCAACTGCTGCTGACCACGGTCGGCCACGAAGTGGTGGCCGTGGCCGGCAGCGGCCCGGAGGTGGTCCCGACCCTGCTGGAGCACCGCCCCGACGCCGCCATCCTGGACGTCCGCCTCCCCCCGGGCTTCCGCGACGAAGGCCTGCGCGCCGCGATCCAGGCCCGCAAACTCCTCCCGGGCCTGCCGATCCTGGTCCTGTCGCAGTACGTGGAGGAAAGTTACGCCGCCGAACTCCTCGCCGACGGCGCCAGCGGCATCGGCTACCTCCTCAAGGACCGCGTGGCCCGCGTCTCGGAATTCCAGGAGGCCCTGGAACGCGTGGCCGCCGGCGGCACAGCCCTGGACCCCGAGGTGGTCACCCAGCTGCTGACGCGCCGCGACCCCCTGAACGCCCTCACCCCGCGCGAACGCGAGGTCCTGTCCCTGATGGCGCAGGGGCTGGACAACCCGACCATCGCCACCACGCTGGTGATCACCGAGCGGAGCGTGAGCAAGCACATCGGGAACATCTTCGGCAAGCTCGGGCTGCCGCCGGACGAGGCCGGGGACCGGCGGGTGCGGGCGGTGCTGGCCTATTTGGAGGCGGGGACCGACTGA
- a CDS encoding Ada metal-binding domain-containing protein, whose translation MSAARTWTLLGADGRTYPSPAPGTLGGHRRLRIYGRLDCPSALRHIAEGHYTAHRVFFADENTAVAAGYRPCARCLPDRYRAWRLAQGRG comes from the coding sequence ATGAGTGCGGCGCGCACCTGGACCCTGCTCGGAGCTGACGGCCGGACCTACCCGAGCCCGGCTCCCGGCACCCTCGGCGGCCATCGCCGGCTGCGCATCTACGGCCGTCTGGACTGTCCTTCGGCACTGCGTCACATCGCCGAGGGCCACTACACGGCGCACCGGGTCTTCTTCGCCGACGAGAACACGGCCGTCGCCGCCGGGTATCGGCCTTGCGCGCGCTGCCTGCCCGACCGGTACCGCGCGTGGCGGCTGGCCCAGGGCCGGGGTTAG
- the katG gene encoding catalase/peroxidase HPI: protein MSEKHGDIDVDIDHGAQASVGCPVQHGRAAHPTAGGGNRQWWPNRLNLKILAKNPAVADPNGADFDYAAAFNTLDLAAVKADIAAVLSDSRPWWPADFGNYGPFMIRMAWHSAGTYRVHDGRGGGGTGQQRFAPLDSWPDNASLDKARRLLWPVKKKYGQSLSWADLIILTGNVALEEMGFQTFGFAGGRPDVWEPDDDVYWGPEQVWLEDQRYTGDRKLEEPLAAVQMGLIYVNPEGPNGNPDPVAAARDIRETFGRMAMNDEETVALIAGGHTFGKTHGAGPSEAVGADPEDAPIEQQGLGWKSSHGSGVGADAITSGLEGIWTNTPTQWDNSFFEILFGYEWELFQSPAGANQWRPKENAGAGTVPDAFDGSKTHQPTMLTTDLSLRMDPIYEPISRRFKDDPQAFADAFARAWYKLTHRDMGPIARYLGPEVPSERLLWQDPVPAVDHPLIDGADASAIKASILATGLSVQQLVTTAWAAAASFRGSDKRGGVNGARIRLEPQSGWEVNEPEKLAPVIGKLEGVVSAFNAGAAGGKKVSLADVIALAGAAGVEKAAKDAGFDVSVPFHPGRTDATAEQTDIESVSYLEPRADGFRNYLGKDTALPAEYLLLDKANLLNLSAPELTVLVGGLRVLGANHGGSSHGVFTDKPGTLSTDFFVNLLDLDTTWVPADADSTTFEGRDASGAVKWTGTRADLVFGSNSELRALAEVYAGDDAKEKFAKEFAAAFGKVLELDRFDLHK from the coding sequence ATGTCTGAGAAGCATGGCGACATCGACGTCGACATCGATCACGGCGCCCAGGCGAGTGTCGGCTGCCCGGTGCAGCACGGAAGGGCGGCGCATCCGACCGCCGGCGGCGGCAACCGCCAGTGGTGGCCGAACCGTCTGAACCTGAAGATCCTGGCGAAGAACCCGGCGGTGGCGGACCCGAACGGCGCGGACTTCGACTACGCCGCCGCCTTCAACACGCTGGACCTGGCCGCGGTGAAGGCCGACATCGCCGCGGTGCTGTCGGACTCGCGCCCCTGGTGGCCGGCCGACTTCGGCAACTACGGCCCCTTCATGATCCGCATGGCCTGGCACAGCGCCGGCACCTACCGCGTGCACGACGGCCGCGGCGGCGGCGGGACCGGCCAGCAGCGCTTCGCGCCGCTGGACTCCTGGCCGGACAACGCCAGCCTGGACAAGGCGCGCCGCCTGCTGTGGCCGGTGAAGAAGAAGTACGGCCAGTCCCTGTCCTGGGCCGACCTGATCATCCTGACCGGCAACGTGGCGCTGGAGGAGATGGGCTTCCAGACCTTCGGCTTCGCCGGCGGCCGTCCCGACGTCTGGGAGCCGGACGACGACGTCTACTGGGGCCCGGAGCAGGTCTGGCTGGAGGACCAGCGCTACACCGGCGACCGCAAGCTGGAGGAGCCGCTGGCCGCCGTCCAGATGGGCCTGATCTACGTCAACCCCGAGGGCCCCAACGGCAACCCCGACCCGGTCGCCGCGGCCCGCGACATCCGCGAGACCTTCGGCCGGATGGCGATGAACGACGAGGAGACCGTCGCGCTGATCGCCGGCGGCCACACCTTCGGCAAGACCCACGGCGCCGGCCCGTCCGAGGCCGTCGGCGCCGACCCCGAGGACGCCCCGATCGAGCAGCAGGGCCTGGGCTGGAAGAGCAGCCACGGCTCCGGTGTCGGTGCCGACGCGATCACCTCCGGCCTGGAGGGCATCTGGACCAACACCCCGACGCAGTGGGACAACAGCTTCTTCGAGATCCTGTTCGGCTACGAGTGGGAGCTGTTCCAGAGCCCGGCCGGCGCCAACCAGTGGCGCCCGAAGGAGAACGCCGGCGCGGGCACCGTCCCGGACGCCTTCGACGGCTCCAAGACGCACCAGCCGACCATGCTCACCACCGACCTGTCGCTGCGCATGGACCCGATCTACGAGCCCATCTCGCGCCGGTTCAAGGACGACCCGCAGGCCTTCGCCGACGCCTTCGCCCGCGCCTGGTACAAGCTCACCCACCGCGACATGGGCCCGATCGCCCGCTACCTGGGCCCGGAGGTCCCCAGCGAGCGCCTGCTGTGGCAGGACCCGGTCCCGGCCGTGGACCACCCGCTGATCGACGGCGCCGACGCCTCGGCGATCAAGGCGAGCATCCTGGCCACCGGCCTCTCGGTGCAGCAGCTGGTCACCACCGCCTGGGCGGCCGCGGCCTCCTTCCGCGGCAGCGACAAGCGCGGCGGCGTCAACGGCGCCCGCATCCGGCTGGAGCCGCAGTCCGGCTGGGAGGTCAACGAGCCGGAGAAGCTGGCCCCGGTGATCGGCAAGCTCGAGGGCGTCGTCTCGGCGTTCAACGCCGGCGCGGCCGGCGGCAAGAAGGTCTCGCTGGCCGACGTGATCGCCCTGGCCGGCGCCGCCGGTGTGGAGAAGGCCGCGAAGGACGCCGGCTTCGACGTCTCCGTGCCCTTCCACCCGGGCCGCACCGACGCCACCGCGGAGCAGACGGACATCGAGTCGGTGTCCTACCTGGAGCCGCGCGCCGACGGCTTCCGCAACTACCTGGGCAAGGACACCGCGCTCCCGGCGGAGTACCTGCTGCTGGACAAGGCGAACCTGCTGAACCTGTCGGCCCCGGAGCTGACGGTCCTGGTCGGCGGCCTGCGGGTGCTCGGCGCGAACCACGGCGGCAGCAGCCACGGCGTGTTCACGGACAAGCCGGGCACGCTGTCGACCGACTTCTTCGTCAACCTGCTGGACCTGGACACCACCTGGGTCCCGGCCGACGCCGACTCCACCACGTTCGAGGGCCGCGACGCCTCCGGCGCGGTGAAGTGGACCGGCACCCGCGCCGACCTGGTGTTCGGCTCGAACTCCGAGCTGCGCGCGCTGGCCGAGGTGTACGCCGGCGACGACGCGAAGGAGAAGTTCGCGAAGGAGTTCGCGGCGGCGTTCGGCAAGGTGCTGGAGCTGGACCGGTTCGACCTGCACAAGTAG
- a CDS encoding NAD-dependent epimerase/dehydratase family protein, protein MRILLIGGSGYVGTLMLAGLAADHEVRVLDLVPPQGDHDHVVGSATDPQALAAALDGMDAVVHAAMGRRSQTDWPHPDTASAFEVNVASVYAALEAAHVAGVRRAVLIGSLSVFDESRLLERDVDEDSEPDAANVYGVTKRLAEQVGRIAADTHGTTVTVLRLAFPTPDEVWPRWALPVVEEPVEIRRADGSVVPALAASDLSAAVSAAVVRDGGGYEVFHIVGADDSGRGWSTEKARDGLGWVARRR, encoded by the coding sequence ATGCGCATCCTGCTGATCGGCGGCTCGGGCTATGTCGGCACCCTGATGCTCGCCGGCCTGGCCGCGGATCACGAGGTCCGCGTCCTGGATCTGGTGCCGCCGCAGGGGGATCACGACCACGTCGTCGGCAGCGCGACCGATCCGCAGGCCCTGGCCGCCGCGCTGGACGGTATGGACGCCGTGGTGCACGCCGCGATGGGCCGCCGCTCCCAGACCGACTGGCCGCACCCCGACACGGCCAGCGCGTTCGAGGTGAACGTGGCCTCGGTGTACGCGGCGCTGGAGGCCGCTCACGTCGCTGGCGTGCGGCGTGCGGTGCTGATCGGCAGCCTGTCGGTGTTCGACGAGTCCCGGCTGCTGGAGCGGGACGTGGACGAGGACAGCGAGCCGGACGCCGCGAACGTCTACGGCGTCACCAAGCGCCTGGCCGAGCAGGTCGGCCGGATCGCCGCCGACACTCACGGCACGACGGTCACGGTCCTGCGGCTGGCCTTCCCGACGCCTGACGAGGTCTGGCCGCGCTGGGCGCTGCCGGTCGTCGAGGAGCCGGTCGAGATCCGCCGCGCCGACGGCAGCGTGGTTCCGGCGCTGGCGGCCTCCGACCTGTCCGCCGCGGTCTCGGCCGCCGTGGTGCGCGACGGCGGCGGTTACGAGGTGTTCCACATCGTCGGCGCCGACGATTCGGGGCGAGGCTGGAGCACGGAGAAGGCGCGCGACGGCCTCGGGTGGGTCGCGCGGCGCCGGTAG
- a CDS encoding Fur family transcriptional regulator, producing MTAPHPPTAAEELRGAGLRVTAARVALLETVRRGDHLDADAIASGVRERVGHVSLQAVYEALHALTAARLVRRIEPAGSPARYEGRVGDNHHHLVCRSCGTVVDVDCAVGAAPCLDPVDDHGFTIDEAEVVYWGLCPDCAVPAGPQG from the coding sequence ATGACCGCACCGCACCCGCCGACCGCCGCCGAGGAGCTGCGCGGCGCCGGACTCCGGGTGACCGCGGCTCGCGTGGCCCTGCTGGAGACCGTGCGCCGAGGCGACCATCTGGACGCCGACGCCATCGCCTCCGGGGTGCGCGAGCGGGTCGGCCACGTGTCCCTGCAGGCCGTCTACGAGGCGCTGCACGCGCTGACCGCCGCCCGGCTGGTGCGGCGGATCGAGCCGGCCGGCAGCCCCGCGCGCTACGAGGGCCGGGTCGGTGACAACCACCACCACCTCGTGTGCCGGAGCTGCGGCACGGTGGTGGACGTGGACTGCGCCGTCGGCGCGGCCCCCTGCCTGGACCCGGTCGACGACCACGGCTTCACCATCGACGAGGCCGAGGTCGTCTATTGGGGCCTGTGCCCGGACTGTGCCGTCCCGGCCGGCCCCCAGGGGTAG
- a CDS encoding sensor histidine kinase has product MKIRDRFARSLRATWYLVAGLRTALPALLGVCLLPLALLLAFGVPGLPWVAGRIRVLTNIERRRAAKVLGHPIREPSTPLHTDPYRQYFALMRSSSVWRDIAWMVVHGFLGLFVPVISVELWIGIPWDLGLPFWWWTLKPGTLGAGPQIYTWPQAIAYPLGMAVFLTVLQLWLQPLLARFQGWYAARLLGPTRRTELAARVESLTETRAQALEAHGAELRRIERDLHDGTQAQLVSAALRLGLADQTFDADPGGARKLMLDARGGIEDALAELRDVIRGIHPPILSDRGLAGAVRSLAAGRPMPVSVEIPDPERRCPAAVEAAAYFVIAEALTNVSKHSGAAHAWVSLRHDGPYLTIRVQDDGRGGADPTAGSGLAGIRRRVAALDGVTRIGARTDGTGTNVEVELPCGL; this is encoded by the coding sequence ATGAAGATCCGCGACCGTTTCGCCCGAAGCCTGCGCGCGACCTGGTACCTGGTCGCGGGTCTGCGCACGGCGCTGCCCGCGCTGCTGGGCGTGTGCCTGCTGCCGCTGGCGCTGCTGCTGGCGTTCGGGGTGCCGGGGCTGCCGTGGGTGGCCGGACGGATCCGGGTCCTGACCAACATCGAGCGGCGCCGGGCGGCCAAGGTGCTGGGGCACCCGATCCGGGAGCCGTCCACGCCGCTGCACACCGACCCCTACCGGCAGTACTTCGCGCTGATGCGCTCGTCCTCGGTGTGGCGGGACATCGCGTGGATGGTGGTGCACGGCTTCCTCGGCCTGTTCGTCCCGGTGATCTCGGTCGAGTTGTGGATCGGGATCCCGTGGGACCTGGGGCTGCCGTTCTGGTGGTGGACGCTCAAGCCCGGGACGCTCGGCGCCGGCCCCCAGATCTACACCTGGCCGCAGGCCATCGCCTACCCGCTGGGGATGGCGGTGTTCCTGACCGTCCTCCAGCTGTGGTTGCAGCCCCTGCTGGCCCGCTTCCAGGGCTGGTACGCCGCGCGCCTGCTCGGCCCGACCCGCCGGACCGAGCTCGCGGCCCGCGTGGAGTCGCTGACCGAGACCCGCGCGCAGGCGCTGGAGGCGCACGGCGCCGAGCTGCGCCGCATCGAGCGCGACCTGCACGACGGCACCCAGGCCCAGCTGGTCAGCGCGGCGCTGCGGCTGGGCCTGGCCGACCAGACCTTCGACGCCGACCCGGGCGGGGCCAGGAAGCTGATGCTCGACGCCCGCGGCGGCATCGAGGACGCGCTGGCCGAGCTGCGCGACGTGATCCGCGGCATCCACCCGCCGATCCTGAGCGACCGCGGCCTGGCCGGGGCGGTGCGCTCGCTGGCCGCGGGCCGCCCGATGCCGGTGTCGGTGGAGATCCCGGACCCGGAGCGCCGCTGCCCGGCGGCAGTGGAGGCCGCGGCGTACTTCGTGATCGCCGAGGCCCTGACCAACGTGTCCAAACACAGCGGCGCCGCCCACGCCTGGGTGTCGCTCCGGCATGATGGCCCCTACCTGACCATCAGGGTCCAGGACGACGGCCGCGGCGGCGCCGACCCCACGGCCGGCAGCGGCCTGGCCGGCATCCGCCGCCGGGTGGCGGCCCTGGACGGCGTGACCCGCATCGGCGCCCGCACCGACGGCACCGGAACGAACGTGGAGGTGGAGCTGCCGTGCGGCTTGTGA
- a CDS encoding GNAT family N-acetyltransferase — translation MTAADTPPLTLAPWSDAAFEVLQKSNTPEMTEHLGGPESPEKLADRHRRYLDPDENGTMFLIVLPDGAVAGSTGFWDHEWAGEPAYETGYAILPEFQGRGLAVAASLAVAEAARADGRHRWLYAFPSVEHAASNAVCRKAGFELFEESEFEYPKGHFLRSNVWRFDLEK, via the coding sequence ATGACCGCCGCCGACACTCCCCCGCTGACCCTGGCCCCCTGGTCGGACGCCGCTTTCGAGGTGCTCCAGAAGTCGAACACGCCGGAGATGACCGAGCATCTCGGCGGCCCGGAGAGCCCGGAGAAGCTCGCCGACCGGCATCGGCGCTACCTCGATCCGGACGAGAACGGGACCATGTTCCTGATCGTGCTGCCCGACGGCGCGGTGGCCGGCTCGACCGGCTTCTGGGACCACGAGTGGGCCGGCGAGCCCGCCTACGAGACCGGATACGCGATCCTGCCGGAGTTCCAGGGACGCGGCCTGGCGGTCGCCGCGTCGCTCGCGGTCGCCGAGGCGGCGCGCGCCGACGGACGGCACCGGTGGCTGTACGCGTTCCCGTCGGTCGAGCACGCGGCGTCGAACGCGGTGTGCCGCAAGGCGGGGTTCGAGCTCTTCGAGGAGTCGGAGTTCGAGTATCCGAAGGGGCACTTCCTCCGCTCGAACGTGTGGAGGTTCGACTTGGAGAAGTGA
- a CDS encoding ABC transporter ATP-binding protein, giving the protein MTSPNTLTATGTAVVLERVTKSYDRGRVTALDNVSWAFQRGTFTAIMGASGSGKSTFLHCASGLDRPSSGTVRLGETDLGGLKETELTRLRRDRVGFVFQGYNLVPSMTVERNITLPLSLGGRRADRGWFSEVVHRVGMAERLDTKPSQLSGGQQQRVAVARALVTRPEIVFADEPTAALDPRTAGHVLRLLREAVDATGQTVVLVTHDPAAAAWADSVVFLSEGRIVDELPHPTAATVLNRWETL; this is encoded by the coding sequence ATGACCTCCCCGAACACCCTCACCGCGACCGGCACCGCCGTGGTGTTGGAACGCGTGACCAAGTCCTACGACCGTGGCCGCGTGACCGCCCTGGACAACGTCTCCTGGGCCTTCCAGCGCGGCACCTTCACCGCGATCATGGGCGCCTCCGGCTCCGGCAAGAGCACGTTCCTGCACTGCGCCTCCGGCCTGGACCGGCCGAGCTCCGGCACGGTCCGGCTCGGCGAGACCGACCTGGGCGGCCTGAAGGAGACCGAGCTGACCCGGCTGCGGCGCGACCGCGTCGGGTTCGTCTTCCAGGGCTACAACCTGGTGCCCTCCATGACCGTCGAGCGCAACATCACGCTGCCGCTCTCGCTGGGCGGACGGCGCGCGGACCGCGGCTGGTTCTCCGAGGTCGTGCACCGGGTCGGGATGGCCGAGCGCCTCGACACCAAGCCCTCGCAGCTGTCCGGCGGGCAGCAGCAGCGGGTCGCGGTGGCGCGGGCGCTGGTGACCCGGCCGGAGATCGTCTTCGCCGACGAGCCCACCGCCGCGCTGGACCCGCGCACCGCCGGGCACGTGCTGCGGCTGCTGCGCGAGGCCGTGGACGCCACCGGGCAGACCGTGGTCCTGGTGACGCACGACCCGGCCGCCGCGGCCTGGGCCGACAGCGTCGTGTTCCTGTCCGAGGGACGCATCGTCGACGAACTGCCGCACCCGACCGCCGCGACGGTCCTGAACCGCTGGGAGACGCTGTGA
- a CDS encoding N-acetyltransferase family protein: MAITLGTPDGAGLSAAVGALRDWQDEGAPMQLHPGDLGWFWRFGADTTAAAVRTWSRDGRILAVGLLDGPGLLRMTIAPDARQDEELARRVVADVADPERDVLTPGAANIEAPMDALLQQMLAEHGWCGDEPWTPLRRDLRGEPVKESELRIEAVGAERVAERVAVQRAAFENSTFSREHWQAMAAGEMYADARCLIAYDDRSAAVAAVTVWSAGPGKPGLVEPMGVHRDHRGRGYGKAITEAAAAALQKLGSSSAIVATASSNVAGVATYKAAGFEARPEIRDMHREA, from the coding sequence ATGGCGATCACACTGGGCACGCCGGACGGCGCGGGGCTGAGCGCGGCGGTGGGTGCGCTGCGGGACTGGCAGGACGAGGGCGCTCCCATGCAGCTGCATCCGGGGGATCTGGGCTGGTTTTGGCGTTTCGGCGCGGACACCACGGCGGCGGCGGTGCGGACCTGGAGTCGGGATGGGCGGATCCTGGCCGTGGGGTTGCTGGACGGGCCCGGGTTGCTGCGGATGACGATCGCGCCGGACGCGCGGCAGGATGAGGAGTTGGCGCGGCGGGTGGTCGCGGACGTCGCGGATCCCGAGCGGGACGTGCTCACCCCCGGGGCGGCGAACATCGAGGCGCCGATGGACGCGCTGCTGCAGCAGATGCTGGCCGAGCACGGGTGGTGCGGTGACGAGCCGTGGACGCCGTTGCGCCGCGATCTGCGCGGCGAGCCGGTGAAGGAGTCGGAGCTGCGCATCGAGGCGGTCGGGGCCGAGCGGGTGGCCGAGCGGGTCGCGGTGCAGCGGGCGGCGTTCGAGAACTCGACGTTCAGCCGGGAGCACTGGCAGGCGATGGCGGCCGGCGAGATGTATGCCGACGCGCGGTGCCTGATCGCCTACGACGACCGAAGCGCGGCGGTGGCGGCGGTGACCGTCTGGTCGGCCGGTCCCGGCAAGCCGGGGCTGGTGGAGCCGATGGGGGTGCACCGGGACCATCGCGGGCGCGGATATGGGAAGGCCATCACCGAGGCTGCCGCGGCGGCGTTGCAGAAGCTGGGATCATCGAGCGCGATCGTGGCCACGGCCAGTTCGAACGTCGCGGGCGTCGCGACGTACAAGGCCGCCGGGTTCGAGGCGCGGCCGGAGATCCGCGATATGCACCGGGAGGCCTAA
- a CDS encoding 2OG-Fe(II) oxygenase, whose protein sequence is MPTLTALAGTSAPADTAAFADTAATATLAAADWPSIATELDAYGCARTPQLLTPQQCGTIAALYDRPELFRTTVDMARHRFGSGQYRYFTHDLPAPVADLRRALWPYLLPIARDWAERLGRPAPWPDELEEWLERCHAAGQARSAQILLRYGPGDWNALHRDVFGDMLFPLQAVIGLDAYGTDYTGGEFLLVEQRPRAQSRGTATPLPQGHALIFTTRDRPVRSSRGWSIGPVRHGVSTVRSGRRHALGLVFHDAA, encoded by the coding sequence ATGCCCACCCTCACCGCACTCGCCGGCACCTCCGCCCCCGCCGACACCGCCGCTTTTGCCGACACCGCCGCCACCGCCACCCTGGCCGCCGCCGACTGGCCGTCGATCGCCACCGAGCTCGACGCCTACGGCTGCGCCCGCACCCCGCAACTGCTCACCCCGCAGCAGTGCGGCACCATCGCAGCCCTCTACGACCGTCCCGAACTCTTCCGCACCACCGTCGACATGGCGCGCCACCGCTTCGGCTCGGGTCAGTACCGGTACTTCACCCACGACCTGCCCGCCCCGGTCGCCGACCTGCGCCGTGCGCTGTGGCCGTATCTGCTGCCGATCGCCCGCGACTGGGCCGAGCGGCTGGGGCGGCCCGCGCCGTGGCCCGACGAGCTGGAGGAGTGGCTGGAGCGCTGCCACGCCGCCGGCCAGGCCCGCTCGGCGCAGATCCTGCTGCGCTACGGTCCCGGCGACTGGAACGCGCTGCACCGCGACGTGTTCGGGGACATGCTCTTCCCGCTCCAGGCGGTCATCGGCCTGGACGCGTACGGCACCGACTACACCGGCGGCGAGTTCCTGCTCGTCGAGCAGCGTCCGCGCGCCCAATCGCGCGGTACCGCGACGCCGCTCCCGCAGGGCCACGCGCTGATCTTCACCACGCGCGACCGACCGGTGCGTTCCTCGCGCGGGTGGTCGATCGGGCCGGTGCGGCACGGCGTCAGCACCGTGCGCTCCGGACGGCGGCACGCGCTGGGCCTGGTGTTCCACGACGCCGCATGA
- a CDS encoding nucleotidyl transferase AbiEii/AbiGii toxin family protein — protein MEDPGPSRDRDTRHRLALDHVLGLIAGAGWSSCLVLRGSMLMTAYAGSAARKPGDLDFIVIKDGWPAEGAAFEDLYRLIRENPRVGAGVVLEAEQFGDSGDWTYVDYAMRGTRLTVPWRVEGTEGTGSTEGTEGTDVCGTVQMDFAMDEPMPALPSWTRIPRLDGGFSVVLAASAELSLVWKLMWLMEDSKEGISRGKDLYDAVVLAELDSLREGIRAGGSAQAGLRRRDVEGWEVAWNAFVAENPEVQGSLEQWKQRLVDALGLA, from the coding sequence ATGGAGGACCCCGGCCCGTCCCGCGACCGCGACACCCGCCACCGCCTGGCCCTGGACCACGTCCTCGGCCTGATCGCCGGGGCCGGCTGGAGCAGCTGCCTGGTCCTGCGCGGGAGCATGCTGATGACGGCATACGCCGGATCGGCCGCGCGCAAACCCGGCGATCTGGACTTCATCGTCATCAAGGACGGCTGGCCGGCCGAGGGGGCGGCGTTCGAGGACCTGTATCGGCTCATCCGGGAGAACCCGCGGGTGGGGGCCGGGGTGGTGTTGGAGGCGGAGCAGTTCGGGGACTCCGGCGACTGGACGTATGTGGACTACGCGATGCGCGGTACGCGCCTGACCGTGCCGTGGCGGGTCGAAGGCACTGAGGGCACTGGGAGCACTGAGGGCACTGAGGGCACGGACGTCTGCGGCACGGTGCAGATGGACTTCGCGATGGACGAGCCGATGCCGGCGCTGCCGAGCTGGACGCGGATACCGCGGCTGGACGGCGGGTTCAGCGTCGTGCTCGCCGCCAGCGCGGAGCTTTCGCTGGTGTGGAAGCTGATGTGGCTGATGGAGGACTCGAAGGAGGGCATCAGCCGGGGCAAGGACTTGTACGACGCGGTGGTACTGGCTGAGCTCGACTCGCTCCGGGAGGGGATTCGAGCCGGAGGTTCGGCGCAGGCCGGGTTGAGGCGCCGGGACGTGGAGGGCTGGGAGGTCGCGTGGAACGCGTTCGTTGCCGAGAACCCAGAGGTGCAGGGCTCGCTGGAGCAGTGGAAGCAGCGTCTCGTGGACGCGCTGGGGCTGGCGTGA
- a CDS encoding methylated-DNA--[protein]-cysteine S-methyltransferase: MTVYTEIESPVGPLLLVGVKNRDGGLRLASLSMAGQRTAPEIGASWNADTAAFAEVVRQLREYFAGTRTEFELDYAVAGSDFQRRIWDALDTIPHGTTTTYGALAAHLGLPRDRVQALGAAIGANPLLIVRPCHRVVGADGSMRGYAGGVERKQWLLAAEGAIAPLLV, encoded by the coding sequence ATCACCGTCTACACCGAGATCGAGAGCCCCGTCGGACCGCTGCTGCTGGTCGGCGTGAAGAACCGGGACGGCGGCCTGCGTCTGGCGTCGCTGTCCATGGCCGGCCAGCGCACCGCGCCGGAGATCGGCGCGAGCTGGAACGCCGACACCGCGGCGTTCGCCGAGGTTGTCCGGCAGCTGCGGGAGTACTTCGCCGGCACCCGGACCGAGTTCGAGCTCGACTACGCGGTCGCCGGCAGCGACTTCCAACGCCGGATCTGGGACGCCCTCGACACGATCCCGCACGGCACGACCACCACCTACGGCGCCCTGGCCGCCCACCTCGGCCTCCCGCGCGACCGGGTACAGGCGCTCGGCGCGGCGATCGGCGCGAACCCGCTGCTGATCGTGCGGCCCTGCCACCGCGTCGTCGGCGCCGACGGGTCGATGCGCGGCTACGCCGGGGGCGTGGAGCGCAAGCAGTGGCTGCTGGCCGCCGAAGGTGCGATCGCGCCGCTGCTGGTCTGA